In Camelina sativa cultivar DH55 chromosome 16, Cs, whole genome shotgun sequence, a single window of DNA contains:
- the LOC104752093 gene encoding F-box protein AFR: protein MAESETRSNLNTIKDHEEYEETITKTQPLIPGLPNEIAELCLLRLPYPYHALFRSVSSSWNKTITNPSFLFSKQSLSISSPYLFVFAFNKSTAKIQWQSLDLASGRWFVLPPMPNSFTKISSPHALSCASSSRQGKLFVLGGGDANRSAVVYTALTNRWSFVSPMRNPRTYFNAGNVNGKIMAVGGSVDGFGEATTEVESYDPECDTWTVLKRVPMVLAKYDSAVIGKEMCVTEGWAWPFMFPPMGQVYDSDENTWREMSGGMKEGWTGVSVVIRGRLFVISEHGDFPMKVYFSEDDTWRYVSGEKLPGDKMRRPFAVTGADDGRVFVVAGGLNVAEGTVSEGENGEFSVVWRMVSSPQSFVHFSPSSCHVLYV, encoded by the coding sequence ATGGCAGAATCAGAAACTAGGTCAAATCTTAACACCATTAAGGATCACGAAGAATAtgaagaaacaataacaaaaacgcAGCCATTGATCCCAGGTTTACCAAACGAGATTGCTGAgctttgtcttcttcgtcttccttaCCCATACCATGCTCTGTTTCGCTCTGTTTCATCTTCATGGAACAAAACCATCACAAACCCTAGTTTCCTCTTCTCCAAGCaatctctctccatctcttctCCTTACCTCTTCGTCTTCGCTTTCAACAAATCAACGGCTAAGATTCAATGGCAATCCTTAGACCTCGCATCTGGCCGTTGGTTCGTCTTGCCTCCTATGCCAAACTCTTTCACCAAAATCTCTTCTCCTCACGCGCTCTCCTGCGCGTCGAGTTCACGTCAGGGGAAGCTTTTTGTCCTCGGCGGCGGAGATGCTAACCGCTCCGCCGTCGTGTACACCGCTTTGACGAATCGCTGGTCGTTTGTTTCTCCGATGAGGAATCCGAGAACGTACTTTAACGCCGGGAATGTTAACGGTAAAATCATGGCCGTTGGTGGGAGTGTTGACGGTTTTGGAGAAGCGACGACGGAGGTCGAATCGTACGATCCAGAATGTGACACGTGGACGGTTTTGAAGAGAGTGCCGATGGTATTGGCCAAGTATGACTCAGCCGTGATCGGGAAAGAGATGTGCGTGACTGAAGGGTGGGCGTGGCCGTTCATGTTCCCACCGATGGGACAAGTGTACGACTCCGATGAAAACACGTGGCGTGAAATGAGCGGTGGGATGAAAGAAGGGTGGACGGGTGTGAGCGTCGTGATCCGTGGTAGGCTGTTTGTGATATCGGAGCATGGTGATTTCCCGATGAAGGTTTATTTCTCGGAGGACGATACGTGGAGGTACGTGAGTGGTGAGAAGCTTCCAGGGGATAAGATGCGGCGGCCTTTCGCCGTGACGGGAGCTGACGACGGTCGTGTGTTTGTGGTGGCTGGTGGGCTTAATGTAGCCGAGGGGACGGTGAGTGAGGGGGAAAACGGGGAATTTAGTGTTGTGTGGAGAATGGTTTCGTCACCTCaaagttttgttcatttttcaCCTTCTAGTTGCCACGTCCTGTATGTCTGA
- the LOC104752095 gene encoding major centromere autoantigen B-like: MEVMVGSSFGIGMAAYVRDRGGVTAAQDKAVQTALFLADESGRGGSQIGIGLRMSKSPEESSDSSSSSIGESSENEEEEEEEDEEDDAVSYRGGGGTLDSFSSSLEDSLPIKRGLSNHYVGKSKSFGNLMEAASNNNAKDLEKFENPFNKRRRLVIANKLRMRGRSMSASNFYSWQNPNSMPILALQEPNEEDHHHNDEYEDEDEDEDEEDDDDRRKMAMMMMKNKRDLMAQTRSCFCLSSLQEEDDGDVDDE, encoded by the exons ATGGAGGTCATGGTGGGATCATCGTTCGGAATCGGCATGGCGGCGTACGTTAGAGATCGTGGCGGCGTTACGGCGGCGCAGGATAAGGCTGTTCAGACGGCTCTGTTTTTGGCTGATGAATCTGGACGCGGTGGATCTCAGATCGGGATCGGGTTGAGGATGAGTAAATCGCCGGAGGAATCGTCGGATAGCTCGTCGTCGTCGATCGGAGAGAGCAGTGAaaacgaggaggaggaggaggaggaggacgaagAGGACGATGCTGTTTCGTATAGAGGAGGTGGAGGAACACTTGATTCGTTTAGTTCTTCTCTTGAAGACTCTCTTCCGATTAA gaGAGGGTTGTCGAATCATTATGTCGGGAAATCGAAATCGTTTGGGAATTTAATGGAAGCAGCGAGCAACAACAACGCCAAGGATTTGGAGAAATTTGAGAATCCATTTAACAAGAGGAGGAGATTGGTTATAGCTAATAAGCTAAGGATGAGAGGAAGATCTATGTCTGCTTCGAATTTTTACTCGTggcaaaaccctaattctatGCCTATACTTGCGTTACAAGAACCTAATgaagaagatcatcatcataatgatgagtatgaggatgaggatgaggatgaggatgaggaggatgatgatgaccGTAGGAAGatggcgatgatgatgatgaagaataaGAGAGATTTGATGGCTCAGACTCGAAGCTGTTTCTGTCTAAGTAGTTTGCAAGaggaagatgatggtgatgttgatgatgaataa